ctaatgatattataaaaaaaaaaaatcccatTAAAACTGTAAATCCTAGGAATTTTTGATCTTAAACTCTCAGGTCCAAAGCACTGCTATTTTTATGAACACAGCtgtatatatagaaaatatttgCTAAAGTAACTACTACTCTTGCGATTTATGAAAACGGATTCATTCAACCACTTTTATGACGAATTTCATTGTATTAATATCTCAATACTGTAGGTCTGAGAAAAATGATACATTCTGTTTGGTCAGCTGCAAGTTGAGTATACTgacagaaaaaaatatttcaataatgtGCGAAAGGAATTTTGACTGAAAACGCTGAGAATGATCTTTTGTTTGAGTGAGATTGATTTCACAGTAGTTTTACTTTCTGTGTACATGCTAATTTGATACCCCGCACCCATGGGAAGCAGCTTGAGGTTTTTCCGCGGCATTAGTGCATTTTCGAAATTGCTCGAGTGTGACGCATGCAGATCTCAATCTCGACCACGGGCTTTTCGTCGCCAGCGAGTGTCCCTCCCCTTGGAAGGCAATCTCACTTATGTCATTCATTTGACGCTAATTCGACATTTACAGAAAGTATTTGCTCGAGGAAGATAACCAGAAGTGCAAGCAAATGATTCATAATTGATTCTATTTTGACAATAATTGGGAAGACAGCACTGTAGGAAAAAGGGGGCAATATGATCATATTCCAAATAATATGAATATTgatcattttaatttcaaattgtgtATATTCTTAGTAATCATATTGTATGTATGGCTTTTCCATTTGGGAAAATCCGTATGAGTTATATTTTATTCCTAAGAATTCGTGTTGCATTCAAAATTGCTGAAACAGAAATAGCTGCAAAAAATCTTGATTTGTTCGTGCCAATTGTTACattgctttaatattttaatctttagTAAATGTGGGCAATCCATCGAGATGATCTTCAGCGCTTGTATCTATTAGATACACTTAATTTTCCATCTTTAGGGGCAATGACTCATCCCAGTACGAGTTTCATTTAGATAGTGCGATTTCGATCAATGGAGATACGAAATTCTATTTCTCTTTGTGTGCCGAGCGTTGTggaaatacatttaaatacgGAACAACGTGAGGTTAATTGTGCGGAGCACACTTGTTAATTAGGGAATGTCAGCGGGCGCGACAGTTGGCGCTCCCCTCACCCCTTCCCAACCCACCGAAATCCGAAAATAATGCTTCCAAGCCACGTTTTCATTGGATTACGTAAGCTGTAAACCAGTTtatgatgttgttgttgttactgttgTTGCCAGTGTGTGTCAAGGAAAAGCTAAACACAATTACAACGCCCTTCTGTCTGGTAATTAAAAACGGAAGCCATGCCCGAAGCCATAGTAGGCTGGCTAACGAGACCTGCACATCGGCCCAAACTGgttggctttggctttagGCCACTTTCGAGGAAAATCCGCCCACGACGAGCCGAAAACCGCAAAACACGTCCGCCAGTGGAAATCGCATCGAAAGTTTTGCGGTTTCGAGCCATTTTTCCATTAACTCGAAATTCTAGAAGATCAATTCAAATCAATGTTCATGTGAGATTTTCCTTATGAATACCTGTATTTTTATATACCGAGATACGTATGTACAAACAATCTTATCCTACAATTTCCTGTTTTTGAGGCAGCTTTATCTTATAAAAACTGTTcgaaacaaaattataatttccaTATACATATCTTCAACGTGAGGTTTTTGCTCCCTTTTTTCTGTTCTTAATTTTCCTATTGGCCAGGCAATagtgcatttgcataaataaaacatttattggtagtaaaagttaaacaaataTGTACGTAATTCCCGAAACATttcaaatttgcataaataaacaaacgcgATTGGTAACAGAGAGCGGAAAAACAAGTTACAGTAATTACCGTTGGGAGGGGGTGACgaaacaaaccaaaacaaaacgaattATGCTCGTGTGAGTGTGCGCGACGCAACAGGTTGAGGCTGCTTGGCGCAGCTTTTGACCGATCAGTTTAGTTCAGTTAGCATTGTCAACTGCTCACGAACGGTTCGAAAAGCGGAGCGCGCGTAAAATCATTCTGTAAATCATTCAAAAGGCGGAAAACTcaaggtgtgtgtgtgggttttgttttcaaattccgtgtgcttgtgtgtgtgagagagggCGAGAGCGACAGTGTCGTAGCAGGCAGTGTTGTAAGGTGCCGAAACAGCGATCCCAACCGGCACACTAGTTGTCCTGCTCGCACTCCAGTGAGGCAAATGTCAAAGTCTGGTCAGTAGCAAAACAGAATTGCAGCCAAGAAAAGCGGAATCAGCGACAAAATTAGCCATTAGTTGGGTTTTACATATAGATTAGGCCAGCGAAACGACATAACGCTCCAAGTGGTAAAGTGAGACCTGCCAGTGGCGGCACCCAACCCGAAAAAGCCTAACCAGCGACCACTTTCCAGTTATCCAATGGAGGCGGCCAAGGATTTTGCGGTGGCCAAGTACCAGGACTTATGTAACTTCCTGGAGCGGGATACGCGCGGCAGTGAGCTGGCCATCTATGGCACCTCGGCCATCATGCTGGCCGTGGCCTATGCCAAACGGAAGCCGGCCTACCTGGTGCGCCAGTTTAAGCAGCCCTCGCACATCCCGGAGCGCCTGATCAACGAGCGCGTCATGCACACGGGCAAGATCGCCGGGGtcaagcagcaggagcaggacacCCTGCTGATGATCCAGCACCGGCCGCTTTTCCCGATCTTCACTAGCAGCAAACGCCTGCTGCCCGTCAAACTGCCGGGCGTGCGCGTCAATGCCAACGGCTACTCCTGGCTGCAGCAGTGTCTCATTGGGCGCGAGGCCACCTTTCTGCCCCTTAAATCCGCCAAGGGACAGGACTTTGTTGTCTGCCAGCTGTGCCTGGTCCATCCGCCGAGGGGCAACCGCCTGCTGGACGTCTCGGAGACCCTGCTCAAGCTCCGCTTCGCCCGATTCGTGCAGGATGCCGCCGCCGCGGTTAAGAAGAACGGGAAGTACTACCAGCATCTGAAGAAGGTGGAGCAGACCACAGCGGAAAAGGAGGCCTGGCTCTCCTGGGCCGCCGGCTATCCCTACATCTGGCGCCGCTACAACGAACTGAGGCAGCGCTGGTTGCCCAAGGAGAAGCTGCTGCCGGAGCTAGTGCGCTGATTGCGATCTCCCCGTTCCTGCCTCGATGCTATTTACAGGGCTACCTAGCTCGCCACCATTAACTTAGTTCCATGGCCAGCTACTctctatatttttattatgccTGTTTACTAGCTTGTGCATTTGTGTCTTAGTGTTGCTTGCTATCTATTGTTATACGATTGGCAAATATCATATACGATATAAGACAGCATTTGTTTACAAACCCTCGAGCACAAGTACACAAGTCAGTCTCAAAAGCTTATTAGTAAGGGGAATAGCTAGCGCGACTTGCCCAACGCGACTTTCGATGCCCAGGCGGTACGTGATCGTGTGCTAATTTCCACACCCAGTAGAGCCAAGAACGTCagcattttttaaatattcaaataagcGAAATGTTTTTACCACGGATGACATCAGTgcgtgtgcctgtgtgtgtacgtgtgcGTGTTTCCCAAATAAAATGCCGAAATACCTAACTTTTCACGCTTGTATCTG
The sequence above is drawn from the Drosophila melanogaster chromosome 2R genome and encodes:
- the CG30159 gene encoding uncharacterized protein, isoform A; its protein translation is MEAAKDFAVAKYQDLCNFLERDTRGSELAIYGTSAIMLAVAYAKRKPAYLVRQFKQPSHIPERLINERVMHTGKIAGVKQQEQDTLLMIQHRPLFPIFTSSKRLLPVKLPGVRVNANGYSWLQQCLIGREATFLPLKSAKGQDFVVCQLCLVHPPRGNRLLDVSETLLKLRFARFVQDAAAAVKKNGKYYQHLKKVEQTTAEKEAWLSWAAGYPYIWRRYNELRQRWLPKEKLLPELVR